One genomic segment of Rubripirellula tenax includes these proteins:
- a CDS encoding phosphoglycerate dehydrogenase has protein sequence MYKILTLNNISSLGLQRLPREDYEIGSEISQPDGILLRSFKMHDMVIPDSVKAIGRAGAGVNNIPVDQMSSRGVPVFNAPGANANAVKELVLAGLLMASRNINSAMKFASGIEGDDAAISVAVEAGKKNFVGSELPSKTLGVIGLGAIGVRVANAALSLGMKVVGYDPLISVQSAWQLSSGVEKAISLDHLFTQCDAVTVHVPLIDATRGIVSAERLKLMPKGGIIVNLARGGICDDTAVLASLNKGHTSTYVIDFPTAELMKHPKVLAFPHLGASTNEAEENCAVMVADSVRDFLDDGTVVNAVNFPEAFMPRNGGTRITIANANVPNMVGQISTLLANAGLNIADLLNKSRGDIAYTIIDLDGDISEETVAAIRGINGVLSMRTLPSKA, from the coding sequence ATGTACAAGATTCTGACGCTGAACAATATTTCTTCGCTTGGTTTGCAACGTCTTCCCCGTGAAGACTACGAGATCGGATCCGAGATCAGCCAACCCGACGGCATCCTGTTGCGATCGTTCAAGATGCACGACATGGTGATTCCCGATTCGGTCAAAGCGATCGGGCGGGCCGGTGCGGGCGTCAACAACATTCCGGTGGATCAGATGTCCAGTCGGGGCGTTCCCGTGTTCAACGCGCCGGGCGCAAACGCGAACGCGGTCAAAGAATTGGTGCTGGCCGGTTTGCTGATGGCATCGCGAAACATCAATTCCGCGATGAAGTTCGCATCGGGGATCGAAGGTGACGACGCAGCGATCTCCGTTGCAGTCGAAGCGGGCAAGAAGAATTTCGTCGGATCGGAACTTCCGTCGAAAACATTGGGCGTGATCGGACTGGGCGCGATCGGAGTTCGTGTTGCCAACGCAGCATTGTCGCTGGGCATGAAAGTTGTCGGTTATGACCCTCTGATTTCGGTGCAAAGCGCGTGGCAACTTTCCAGCGGTGTCGAAAAAGCAATCAGCCTGGACCATTTGTTCACCCAGTGCGATGCCGTCACCGTCCACGTGCCGCTGATCGACGCGACGCGAGGCATCGTTAGTGCCGAGCGACTGAAACTGATGCCCAAGGGAGGCATTATCGTGAACCTTGCACGCGGTGGCATCTGTGACGACACCGCGGTTCTAGCCTCACTCAACAAGGGACACACCAGCACCTACGTGATTGACTTTCCGACGGCCGAACTGATGAAGCACCCAAAGGTGCTAGCGTTTCCGCACTTGGGTGCGTCGACGAACGAAGCCGAAGAAAACTGTGCTGTCATGGTGGCAGACAGCGTTCGCGACTTTCTGGATGACGGCACCGTCGTCAACGCGGTGAACTTCCCCGAAGCCTTCATGCCTCGAAACGGTGGCACACGGATCACCATTGCGAATGCGAATGTGCCTAACATGGTCGGCCAGATTTCGACATTGCTAGCCAACGCGGGATTAAATATCGCAGACCTTCTGAACAAGTCGCGGGGCGACATCGCCTACACCATCATTGACTTGGACGGCGACATTTCGGAGGAAACCGTCGCGGCAATTCGAGGCATCAATGGCGTTCTTTCGATGCGAACGCTGCCGTCGAAGGCTTAG